One genomic region from Yarrowia lipolytica chromosome 1C, complete sequence encodes:
- a CDS encoding uncharacterized protein (Compare to YALI0C11385g, highly similar to uniprot|P02309 Saccharomyces cerevisiae YNL030w HHF2 histone H4 no start) yields MSGRGKGGKGLGKGGAKRHRKILRDNIQGITKPAIRRLARRGGVKRISAQIYEETRNVLKSFLESVIRDAVTYTEHAKRKTVTSLDVVYALKRQGRTLYGFGG; encoded by the exons ATGTCTGG CCGAGGAAAAGGTGGTAAAGGACTTGGAAAGGGTGGCGCTAAGCGACACCGAAAGATTCTTCGAGATAACATTCAGGGTATCACTAAGCCCGCCATCCGACGTCTTGCGCGACGAGGTGGTGTGAAGCGAATTTCCGCCCAGATCTACGAGGAGACCCGAAACGTTCTCAAGTCTTTCCTTGAGTCTGTTATTCGAGACGCCGTCACCTACACTGAGCACGCCAAGCGAAAGACTGTCACTTCTCTTGATGTTGTCTACGCTCTCAAGCGACAGGGCCGAACCCTTTACGGTTTCGGTGGTtaa